In Anoplopoma fimbria isolate UVic2021 breed Golden Eagle Sablefish chromosome 22, Afim_UVic_2022, whole genome shotgun sequence, a genomic segment contains:
- the LOC129111866 gene encoding glucagon-1-like, whose translation MKSIHSLAGILLVLGFVQSSWQVPLQEADDNLSFEADDTLAEELRELSNTKRHSEGTFSNDYSKFLEDRKAQDFVRWLMNNKRSGAEEKRHADGTFTSDVSSFLKDQAIKEFVAKLKSGKVRRESESDRRGEAFSRRHVDGSFTSDVNKVLDSMAAKEYLLWVMTSKPSGESKKRQADQ comes from the exons ATGAAAAGCATCCACTCCCTGGCTGGTATCCTTCTGGTCCTTGGCTTTGTCCAGAGCAGCTGGCAGGTTCCTCTACAGGAAGCTGATGACAACTTAAG CTTCGAGGCAGACGACACGTTAGcggaggagctgagggagctGTCCAACACCAAGAGGCATTCGGAGGGGACTTTCTCAAACGACTACAGCAAATTCCTGGAGGACAGGAAGGCGCAGGACTTTGTCCGGTGGCTGATGAACAACAAGAGGAGCGG TGCTGAGGAAAAGCGCCACGCCGATGGGACCTTCACCAGCGATGTGAGCTCGTTCCTCAAGGACCAGGCCATCAAGGAGTTTGTCGCCAAGCTCAAGTCCGGGAAAGTCAGAAGAGA ATCTGAATCGGACAGGCGGGGCGAGGCGTTCAGCAGGAGGCATGTAGATGGGAGCTTCACCAGTGATGTGAACAAGGTGCTGGATTCCATGGCTGCCAAGGAATATTTACTCTGGGTCATGACCTCCAAGCCGTCAGGGGAGAG TAAGAAAAGACAAGCCGACCAATGA
- the LOC129111816 gene encoding dipeptidyl peptidase 4-like isoform X1 gives MKVSIGKVILGVFGLAVVVILIAVPTAIHLKEKQEGNKNSRSFTLEDVFNSSLKPKSFSMRWISDHEYLNKSQGSVFLQNVVTGESTELLNRDKFIENSAYDYQLSADRKYAAFMSKRSKLWRHSFTATYSLFDLESNTFITPSDIPEEIQYFAWAPEGNKLAYVWGNNVYIKTSPKWPPKAVTDNGEHNLILNGIPDWVYEEEMFSSNQGLWWSPGGKYVAYVETNDTDVHTIEYSWYGENQYPSTVTIPYPKPGTPNPTVKLFVVDTENTTKITEVVVPETFGSSEHYLATVTWVTDERIAVQWLKRVQNHLILQIYNFTGVSWAHVEHLEVRSATGWIGRFSPPEPVFDADKNSYYLLMSNVQGYKHIHHVVGGTATAITSGEWEVIDILKVTADSVYYSSNEEGKKPGGRNVYKWTEQGPKCLTCGLRGEDCLYNSAYFSHNASFYRMSCSGPGIPYHSLMNNRLDEEHDVLEDNKAFGSLISDIQMPTMDRQYITIDGYNLWYQMFLPPGFDKSKKYPLLIDVYAGPCSQKADYVYRVSWSTYLASTEKVIVASFDGRGSGYQGDKLMHAIYKGLGTYEVEDQITAAREFIKMGFIDKERVAIWGWSYGGYVTSMALGSGSGVFKCGMAVAPVSKWVYYDSIYTERYMMEPIENYLGYTNSTVTARAKNFHSVQYLLVHGTADDNVHFQQAAEISEALVDEQVDFEAMWYTDKDHGLGGSAYQHVYTHMSHFLQRCFA, from the exons agaagCAGGAGGGGAACAAGAACTCGAGATCTTTCACCCTGGAGGATGTCTTCAACAGTTCACTGAAACCAAAGTCCTTCAGCATGAGGTGGATCTCAG ATCATGAGTATCTGAATAAATCCCAGGGCTCAGTCTTCCTCCAGAATGTGGTCACAGGAGAGTCCACAGAGCTCTTGAACAGAGACAAGTTC ATTGAAAACAGCGCTTATGATTACCAGCTGTCCGCTGACCGCAAATATGCTGCGTTCATGAGCAAACGTTCCAAG CTTTGGCGGCATTCATTTACAGCTACATATTCACTCTTTGACCTGGAATCAAA CACATTTATCACGCCCTCTGACATTCCTGAAGAAATCCAGTACTTTGCCTGGGCTCCTGAAGGAAATAAACTG GCTTATGTCTGGGGAAATAATGTGTACATAAAGACCAGCCCCAAGTGGCCCCCGAAGGCAGTCACTGACAACGGCGAGCATAATCTGATTTTGAACGGGATCCCAGACTGGGTGTATGAAG AGGAAATGTTCTCATCCAATCAGGGCCTCTGGTGGTCACCTGGAGGGAAGTACGTGGCTTACGTTGAGACCAACGACACAGACGTCCACACCATAGAGTACTCCTGGTATGGCGAGAACCAGTACCCCAGCACTGTCACCATTCCATATCCAAAG CCCGGTACTCCCAACCCTACTGTGAAACTGTTCGTTGTGGACAcggaaaacacaacaaaaattaCAGAAGTGGTTGTTCCAGAAACCTTCGGCTCGAG TGAGCACTACTTGGCAACTGTAACTTGGGTAACGGATGAACGTATTGCCGTCCAATGGCTGAAGAGAGTACAAAATCACCTCATCCTTCAGATCTATAATTTTACTGGAGTCAGCTGGGCCCATGTTGAG cACCTGGAGGTTAGGAGTGCCACGGGTTGGATTGGACGG TTCTCTCCACCAGAACCAGTTTTTGATGCAGACAAGAACAGCTATTACCTGTTGATGAGCAATGTTCAAGGGTACAAGCACATCCATCATGTGGTTGGG GGCACAGCTACAGCAATCACCTCTGGAGAATGGGAAGTCATTGACATTCTGAAAGTAACTGCAGATAGTGT ATACTATTCAAGTAATGAAGAGGGCAAAAAGCCGGGTGGAAGGAATGTTTACAA GTGGACCGAACAAGGGCCCAAGTGTCTGACTTGTGGGTTACGCGGAGAAGACTGTCTGTATAACTCAGCCTACTTCAGCCACAATGCCTCCTTCTACCGTATGAGCTGCAGTG GTCCTGGCATTCCTTACCATTCTCTGATGAATAACAGGTTGGATGAAG agcACGATGTTTTGGAGGACAATAAAGCATTTGGCAGCCTGATATCGGACATCCAAATGCCCACTATGGATCGCCAATACATCACAATCGATGGATACA ATCTCTGGTACCAGATGTTTTTGCCTCCAGGCTTTGATAAATCCAAGAAGTACCCTTTACTAATAGATGT GTATGCTGGTCCCTGCAGTCAGAAAGCAGACTATGTCTACAGGGTGAGCTGGTCCACCTACCTGGCCAGCACTGAGAAAGTCATCGTCGCCAGCTTTGACGGAAGAGGAAGCGGTTACCAAGGCGACAAGTTAATGCACGCAATCTACAAAGGTCTGGGAACCTATGAGGTGGAAGATCAGATAACGGCAGCCAG ggaATTCATCAAAATGGGCTTCATTGACAAAGAAAGAGTTGCTATTTGGGGCTGG TCTTATGGTGGATACGTGACCTCAATGGCCTTGGGATCCGGAAGTGGAGTTTTCAAATGTGGAATGGCGGTCGCTCCAGTGTCCAAATGGGTATATTATG ATTCCATCTACACAGAGCGCTACATGATGGAGCCCATAGAGAACTATCTTGGCTACACT AATTCCACAGTAACTGCCAGGGCCAAGAATTTCCATTCAGTGCAGTATCTTCTGGTTCATGGAACAGCTGACG aCAATGTTCATTTCCAGCAGGCAGCCGAGATCTCTGAAGCTCTGGTGGACGAGCAGGTGGACTTTGAGGCAATG TGGTACACGGACAAGGATCATGGGCTCGGCGGCTCGGCCTATCAACACGTCTACACACACATGAGTCACTTCCTACAGAGGTGCTTTGCATGA
- the LOC129111816 gene encoding dipeptidyl peptidase 4-like isoform X2 has translation MVSIGKVILGVFGLAVVVILIAVPTAIHLKEKQEGNKNSRSFTLEDVFNSSLKPKSFSMRWISDHEYLNKSQGSVFLQNVVTGESTELLNRDKFIENSAYDYQLSADRKYAAFMSKRSKLWRHSFTATYSLFDLESNTFITPSDIPEEIQYFAWAPEGNKLAYVWGNNVYIKTSPKWPPKAVTDNGEHNLILNGIPDWVYEEEMFSSNQGLWWSPGGKYVAYVETNDTDVHTIEYSWYGENQYPSTVTIPYPKPGTPNPTVKLFVVDTENTTKITEVVVPETFGSSEHYLATVTWVTDERIAVQWLKRVQNHLILQIYNFTGVSWAHVEHLEVRSATGWIGRFSPPEPVFDADKNSYYLLMSNVQGYKHIHHVVGGTATAITSGEWEVIDILKVTADSVYYSSNEEGKKPGGRNVYKWTEQGPKCLTCGLRGEDCLYNSAYFSHNASFYRMSCSGPGIPYHSLMNNRLDEEHDVLEDNKAFGSLISDIQMPTMDRQYITIDGYNLWYQMFLPPGFDKSKKYPLLIDVYAGPCSQKADYVYRVSWSTYLASTEKVIVASFDGRGSGYQGDKLMHAIYKGLGTYEVEDQITAAREFIKMGFIDKERVAIWGWSYGGYVTSMALGSGSGVFKCGMAVAPVSKWVYYDSIYTERYMMEPIENYLGYTNSTVTARAKNFHSVQYLLVHGTADDNVHFQQAAEISEALVDEQVDFEAMWYTDKDHGLGGSAYQHVYTHMSHFLQRCFA, from the exons agaagCAGGAGGGGAACAAGAACTCGAGATCTTTCACCCTGGAGGATGTCTTCAACAGTTCACTGAAACCAAAGTCCTTCAGCATGAGGTGGATCTCAG ATCATGAGTATCTGAATAAATCCCAGGGCTCAGTCTTCCTCCAGAATGTGGTCACAGGAGAGTCCACAGAGCTCTTGAACAGAGACAAGTTC ATTGAAAACAGCGCTTATGATTACCAGCTGTCCGCTGACCGCAAATATGCTGCGTTCATGAGCAAACGTTCCAAG CTTTGGCGGCATTCATTTACAGCTACATATTCACTCTTTGACCTGGAATCAAA CACATTTATCACGCCCTCTGACATTCCTGAAGAAATCCAGTACTTTGCCTGGGCTCCTGAAGGAAATAAACTG GCTTATGTCTGGGGAAATAATGTGTACATAAAGACCAGCCCCAAGTGGCCCCCGAAGGCAGTCACTGACAACGGCGAGCATAATCTGATTTTGAACGGGATCCCAGACTGGGTGTATGAAG AGGAAATGTTCTCATCCAATCAGGGCCTCTGGTGGTCACCTGGAGGGAAGTACGTGGCTTACGTTGAGACCAACGACACAGACGTCCACACCATAGAGTACTCCTGGTATGGCGAGAACCAGTACCCCAGCACTGTCACCATTCCATATCCAAAG CCCGGTACTCCCAACCCTACTGTGAAACTGTTCGTTGTGGACAcggaaaacacaacaaaaattaCAGAAGTGGTTGTTCCAGAAACCTTCGGCTCGAG TGAGCACTACTTGGCAACTGTAACTTGGGTAACGGATGAACGTATTGCCGTCCAATGGCTGAAGAGAGTACAAAATCACCTCATCCTTCAGATCTATAATTTTACTGGAGTCAGCTGGGCCCATGTTGAG cACCTGGAGGTTAGGAGTGCCACGGGTTGGATTGGACGG TTCTCTCCACCAGAACCAGTTTTTGATGCAGACAAGAACAGCTATTACCTGTTGATGAGCAATGTTCAAGGGTACAAGCACATCCATCATGTGGTTGGG GGCACAGCTACAGCAATCACCTCTGGAGAATGGGAAGTCATTGACATTCTGAAAGTAACTGCAGATAGTGT ATACTATTCAAGTAATGAAGAGGGCAAAAAGCCGGGTGGAAGGAATGTTTACAA GTGGACCGAACAAGGGCCCAAGTGTCTGACTTGTGGGTTACGCGGAGAAGACTGTCTGTATAACTCAGCCTACTTCAGCCACAATGCCTCCTTCTACCGTATGAGCTGCAGTG GTCCTGGCATTCCTTACCATTCTCTGATGAATAACAGGTTGGATGAAG agcACGATGTTTTGGAGGACAATAAAGCATTTGGCAGCCTGATATCGGACATCCAAATGCCCACTATGGATCGCCAATACATCACAATCGATGGATACA ATCTCTGGTACCAGATGTTTTTGCCTCCAGGCTTTGATAAATCCAAGAAGTACCCTTTACTAATAGATGT GTATGCTGGTCCCTGCAGTCAGAAAGCAGACTATGTCTACAGGGTGAGCTGGTCCACCTACCTGGCCAGCACTGAGAAAGTCATCGTCGCCAGCTTTGACGGAAGAGGAAGCGGTTACCAAGGCGACAAGTTAATGCACGCAATCTACAAAGGTCTGGGAACCTATGAGGTGGAAGATCAGATAACGGCAGCCAG ggaATTCATCAAAATGGGCTTCATTGACAAAGAAAGAGTTGCTATTTGGGGCTGG TCTTATGGTGGATACGTGACCTCAATGGCCTTGGGATCCGGAAGTGGAGTTTTCAAATGTGGAATGGCGGTCGCTCCAGTGTCCAAATGGGTATATTATG ATTCCATCTACACAGAGCGCTACATGATGGAGCCCATAGAGAACTATCTTGGCTACACT AATTCCACAGTAACTGCCAGGGCCAAGAATTTCCATTCAGTGCAGTATCTTCTGGTTCATGGAACAGCTGACG aCAATGTTCATTTCCAGCAGGCAGCCGAGATCTCTGAAGCTCTGGTGGACGAGCAGGTGGACTTTGAGGCAATG TGGTACACGGACAAGGATCATGGGCTCGGCGGCTCGGCCTATCAACACGTCTACACACACATGAGTCACTTCCTACAGAGGTGCTTTGCATGA